The following proteins come from a genomic window of Lolium rigidum isolate FL_2022 chromosome 5, APGP_CSIRO_Lrig_0.1, whole genome shotgun sequence:
- the LOC124651773 gene encoding fatty acyl-CoA reductase 1-like produces MDAVAVAGCFRDKTILVTGSTGFLGKLLVEKILRVQPDVKKLYLLVRAPDASSAEQRILSQVLGKDLFNTLREKHGLAGFQKLIKEKIVPLAGDVGTRDFGLDSSRLEDLCEEIDIIIHGAATTSFYERYDVSLATNALGAQYGCEFAKKCPNLKMLLHVSTAFVAGTQEGLLLEKALKMGQALRPGYHLDIEAELQLVEKVKTELTAAKSGGSDQSEKTIMKELGLKRACHFGWPNVYTFTKAMGEMLLEQQRENLPVVIIRPTMVTSTYQDPFPGWIEGARTIDALVVAYDEQAFPCFVGDLKDTMDAVPADMVVNATLVSGAVHWNEKGQVIYHVSSALRNPLTGQVFEDACWDYFSVHPRVLENGKPLQNRRPYLFKKFAYFRAYLALMYKLPLEMLHAVSLLFCGLFSQYYQKQNRRYTFLMLLVKLYAPYAFFKGCFDDTNLTILRKEVKMNGNDGSLFNFDVKSMDWHQYLLNVHVPAVLKYGRKKKGSV; encoded by the exons ATGGACGCCGTCGCGGTGGCTGGGTGTTTCCGGGACAAGACCATTCTCGTCACCGGCTCAACTGGGTTCCTCGGAAAAT TGCTGGTGGAGAAGATACTGAGGGTTCAGCCGGACGTGAAGAAGCTCTACCTCTTGGTGCGCGCACCGGATGCATCCTCCGCCGAGCAGCGTATCCTGTCCCAG GTACTGGGGAAGGATCTGTTCAACACCCTTCGAGAGAAGCATGGGCTTGCTGGCTTCCAGAAGCTCATCAAAGAGAAGATAGTTCCTCTCGCTGGAGACGTCGGGACTCGTGACTTCGGCCTCGATAGCTCCAGACTCGAGGACCTGTGTGAAGAGATCGATATTATCATCCATGGGGCAGCAACAACCAGCTTTTATGAAAG GTACGATGTCTCTTTGGCAACCAATGCATTAGGAGCCCAATATGGATGCGAATTTGCAAAGAAGTGTCCTAATCTGAAAATGTTGCTTCATGTTTCCACTG CCTTTGTAGCTGGTACCCAAGAAGGACTTTTACTGGAGAAAGCACTCAAGATGGGTCAAGCACTACGACCGGGTTACCACTTGGACATTGAAGCTGAGTTGCAGTTGGTTGAGAAGGTCAAGACTGAACTCACAGCAGCAAAGAGTGGTGGTTCAGACCAATCTGAGAAGACAATCATGAAAGAACTTGGCTTAAAAAG GGCTTGCCATTTTGGATGGCCAAACGTATATACGTTTACCAAGGCTATGGGGGAGATGTTACTTGAGCAGCAGAGGGAAAACCTTCCTGTCGTCATTATTCGTCCCACCATGGTAACCAGCACTTACCAAGATCCTTTTCCTGGGTGGATAGAAGGGGCAAG GACAATTGATGCTCTCGTTGTCGCCTATGATGAGCAGGCGTTCCCCTGCTTCGTAGGTGATCTCAAAGACACAATGGATGCG GTTCCTGCTGATATGGTGGTAAATGCAACTCTGGTATCTGGGGCTGTTCACTGGAATGAGAAAGGGCAAGTCATTTACCATGTGAGCTCAGCACTCCGAAATCCATTGACCGGTCAGGTTTTTGAGGATGCATGTTGGGATTACTTCTCCGTCCATCCTCGTGTACTAGAGAATGGGAAACCCCTCCAAAATAGAAGGCCATATTTGTTCAAGAAATTCGCTTACTTCCGTGCATATCTGGCCCTGATGTATAAGCTACCACTCGAG ATGCTGCATGCAGTGAGCCTATTATTTTGTGGGTTATTTTCACAATATTACCAGAAGCAAAATAGAAGATACACATTCTTAATGCTTTTGGTCAAGCTCTATGCACCATATGCCTTCTTCAAAGGATG CTTTGATGACACAAACTTGACAATCTTGAGGAAGGAAGTAAAGATGAACGGCAATGATGGTAGCCTATTTAACTTTGATGTCAAATCTATGGACTGGCACCAGTATCTCTTGAACGTCCATGTCCCAGCTGTACTAAAGTATGGTCGCAAAAAGAAGGGAAGCGTGTAG
- the LOC124657678 gene encoding benzyl alcohol O-benzoyltransferase-like, with the protein MPVDARGKRPAAFGREIPKGFYGNAIACTVACCTAEELCGRDLGYAVGLIREAKATVTYAYMQSLADRMVLEGRPVPEAKRTFTVSDLSNGGLDDVDFGWGNAVYGGPPMNALYQLPGGATFFRRRKNGSGEEETYGAIYLPKDCVARYMKEVEALTTTITKLPTQTALRARY; encoded by the coding sequence ATGCCGGTGGACGCGCGCGGCAAGCGACCGGCTGCCTTCGGCCGCGAGATCCCAAAGGGCTTCTACGGCAACGCGATCGCGTGCACGGTGGCGTGCTGCACCGCCGAGGAACTGTGCGGCCGCGACCTGGGCTACGCGGTGGGGCTCATCAGGGAGGCCAAGGCGACGGTCACCTACGCATACATGCAGTCCCTAGCCGACCGGATGGTGCTGGAGGGCCGCCCCGTGCCCGAGGCCAAGCGCACCTTCACCGTGTCGGACCTCAGCAATGGCGGCCTGGACGACGTCGACTTCGGGTGGGGGAATGCCGTCTACGGCGGGCCCCCCATGAACGCCCTCTACCAATTGCCCGGCGGCGCCACCTTCTTCCGGCGCCGCAAGAACGGCAGCGGCGAGGAGGAGACGTACGGGGCCATCTACCTCCCAAAAGACTGTGTAGCAAGGTACATGAAGGAGGTCGAGGccctcaccaccaccatcaccaagctGCCCACCCAGACCGCCTTGCGTGCCCGCTATTaa
- the LOC124657679 gene encoding benzyl alcohol O-benzoyltransferase-like — protein MVQDELTVRRGTPSLVAPARETPRESKPLSDLDDQNCMRIYLVGIYAFRGNASKQGVDPAVVVRGALAEALVHYYPLAGRLREEAGRKLVVDCAGQGVAFVEADANMALDDLGEVRYPPFPRSEEFVYDDHVYMANLPPGLLLPEIIGQPLLYVQVTRFTCGGFIVGTRTCHCLTDGSGVAQFLKSVGELARGADSPSVPPVWSRDIFNAREPPCPSFPHPEFQEPAGGDDRLMYTPPHELERVEFSFGPEAIAALHSRAAPGKKPHGGAGLRSG, from the exons ATGGTGCAAGATGAGTTGACGGTGCGGCGGGGCACGCCATCACTGGTGGCGCCTGCGCGGGAGACGCCGCGGGAGAGTAAGCCACTGTCGGACCTCGACGACCAGAACTGCATGCGGATCTACCTCGTCGGGATCTACGCCTTCCGTGGCAACGCATCCAAGCAAGGCGTCGacccggcggtggtggtgcggggCGCGCTAGCGGAGGCGCTGGTGCACTACTACCCTCTGGCCGGCCGTCTTCGCGAGGAGGCTGGACGGAAGCTGGTGGTTGACTGCGCCGGACAGGGCGTGGCCTTCGTGGAGGCCGACGCCAACATGGCGCTGGACGACCTCGGCGAGGTGCGGTACCCGCCGTTCCCGCGCTCCGAGGAGTTCGTCTACGACGACCACGTCTACAtggccaacttgccgccgggcctgCTGCTGCCCGAGATCATCGGCCAGCCCCTGCTGTACGTCCAGGTAACACGGTTCACGTGCGGAGGCTTCATCGTCGGCACCCGGACCTGCCACTGCCTCACCGACGGCTCCGGCGTGGCGCAGTTCCTCAAGTCCGTCGGCGAGCTCGCTCGCGGCGCCGACTCGCCGAGCGTGCCGCCCGTCTGGTCCAGGGACATATTCAACGCGCGGGAGCCGCCATGCCCTTCCTTCCCGCACCCCGAGTTCCAGGAGCCGGCCGGCGGGGACGACCGGCTAATGTACACACCACCGCACGAGCTGGAACGCGTCGAGTTCTCCTTCGGGCCCGAGGCTATCGCCGCGCTGCACAGCCGGGCCGCGCCGGGGAAGAAG CCGCACGGCGGCGCTGGGCTACGCTCCGGGTGA